In one window of Cellulophaga sp. HaHa_2_95 DNA:
- a CDS encoding MmcQ/YjbR family DNA-binding protein, whose product MNIEVFREYCMAKKGVTEEFPFDEDTLVFKVMGKMFALSSLKRLPAQANLKCDPDRALELREEYDGTIIPGYHMSKIHWNTLLLERVPPKLTIELIDHSYDLVVAKFTKKLKQALDSFE is encoded by the coding sequence ATGAATATTGAAGTATTTAGGGAATATTGTATGGCTAAAAAGGGAGTTACAGAAGAATTCCCTTTTGACGAGGATACTTTGGTCTTTAAAGTGATGGGTAAAATGTTTGCCTTATCATCTTTAAAGCGGTTGCCTGCACAAGCTAACTTAAAATGTGACCCAGATAGGGCACTTGAATTACGGGAAGAATATGATGGGACAATTATTCCTGGATATCATATGAGTAAAATACATTGGAACACCTTGCTTCTTGAGCGTGTTCCCCCAAAACTAACAATAGAACTTATTGATCATTCCTACGATCTGGTCGTTGCTAAGTTTACTAAAAAGCTAAAACAAGCGTTGGATTCCTTTGAATAA
- a CDS encoding Dabb family protein, which produces MKLKHTFALSIFLVFSFFTHAQTATTMDTFDSNFAHTVFFWLNNPDSEEDCKAFETSLRKFLDHSEYAKTKFIGKPPRASREVVDGSFTYSLIVTFESAEAQAAYQKEAPHLLFIEESSKLWDKVIVYDSKDIDL; this is translated from the coding sequence ATGAAATTAAAACACACTTTTGCACTTAGCATATTTTTAGTATTTTCATTCTTTACCCACGCACAAACAGCAACAACAATGGACACATTTGATTCTAATTTTGCACATACCGTTTTCTTTTGGTTAAATAATCCAGACAGTGAAGAAGATTGTAAGGCCTTCGAAACTTCTTTACGTAAGTTTTTAGACCATTCTGAATATGCTAAGACAAAGTTCATAGGAAAACCACCAAGAGCTAGTAGAGAGGTGGTAGACGGTTCTTTTACATATTCCCTAATTGTAACTTTTGAGTCTGCAGAAGCACAAGCGGCGTATCAAAAAGAAGCACCTCATTTATTATTTATAGAAGAGTCTAGTAAATTGTGGGATAAAGTGATTGTCTATGATTCTAAAGATATAGATCTTTAA
- a CDS encoding alkylphosphonate utilization protein translates to MSILEELIERSGNKCELCTSTDNLQVYEVPPVSISGIDSSLLACGVCVDQIENPENTDPNHWRCLNDSMWSEFDTVKVVAWRMLSRLKGEGWPKDLLDMIYLDDEALKFAKATGEGLAEADKIIHRDVNGVILENGDSVVLIKDLKIKGSSQVAKQGTAVRRISLDRENAEFIEGKVGPTMTVIITKYVKKL, encoded by the coding sequence ATGAGCATACTAGAAGAATTGATAGAAAGAAGCGGTAATAAATGCGAGTTATGTACTTCAACAGATAATTTACAGGTATATGAAGTTCCACCTGTTTCTATAAGTGGTATTGATAGTAGCCTTTTGGCTTGTGGTGTTTGTGTAGATCAAATTGAGAATCCAGAGAATACAGATCCAAACCATTGGAGATGCTTAAATGATAGTATGTGGAGTGAGTTTGATACGGTTAAAGTGGTTGCTTGGAGAATGCTTTCACGTTTAAAAGGAGAAGGATGGCCTAAGGATTTATTAGACATGATTTATCTTGATGACGAAGCGTTAAAGTTTGCTAAAGCTACAGGAGAAGGCTTAGCGGAAGCCGATAAAATTATTCATAGAGATGTCAACGGGGTCATTTTAGAAAATGGCGATAGTGTTGTTTTAATTAAGGATTTAAAAATAAAAGGTTCTAGCCAAGTTGCCAAACAAGGAACTGCGGTTCGTAGAATATCTTTGGATCGTGAGAATGCAGAATTTATAGAAGGTAAAGTAGGACCAACAATGACTGTCATCATAACAAAATATGTGAAGAAATTATAA
- a CDS encoding DNA mismatch repair protein MutS, with amino-acid sequence MQGLKSFYSDKITGLNKQLSGIKSQLLQSSIVRLVVFVLMIVGITLFYDTPKTVIAIVLFSIVLFLVIVSRHTNLQYKRDKILALLHINETEIKILDRDFHEQPDGSEFKDPLHYFSQDIDLFGKGSFYQYLNRTVLPQGSERLASLFVANEIIGIEEKQQAIKELSQLPNWRQEFTAVASLVKTETSYQAIIAWVNEYQRFLPKFMKYLPYIFWGISIVAILGYFIIPFSFFVVLAAFVVGLIISGFYVKSINKLSNDTGKIQTTFHQYQKLILEIEKVEFKTTLLKEKRAAILNEAEKTSAILKEFSKILDALDQRNNMLFGVFANGLMLWDIYQSFKIESWITKNGAKIETWFDTIAFFDAYNSLANFAFNHPKYKYPRLVASDVILESVEAGHPLLNPEKSVLNDIHIAREQFFIITGANMAGKSTFLRTVSLQIVMANVGLPLCAKSVTYTPIKLITSMRTTDSLTDDESYFFSELKRLRFIVDEIKTDRYFIVLDEILKGTNSTDKAIGSRKFVEKLIGGKATGIIATHDLSLCEAANDLPQVENHYFDAEIIADELHFDYKFKDGICQNMNASFLLKKMQIVD; translated from the coding sequence ATGCAAGGTTTAAAGTCATTCTATTCTGATAAAATTACAGGGCTAAACAAGCAGCTTTCTGGTATTAAATCTCAATTATTGCAATCAAGTATCGTAAGATTAGTGGTTTTTGTACTTATGATTGTGGGGATCACCTTATTTTATGATACTCCAAAAACAGTTATAGCCATTGTATTATTTTCAATTGTATTGTTTCTGGTCATCGTTTCTAGGCATACTAATTTACAGTATAAACGTGATAAAATTTTAGCACTTTTACATATCAACGAGACAGAAATTAAAATACTAGATCGGGATTTTCATGAACAGCCAGATGGGAGTGAGTTTAAAGATCCGTTGCATTATTTTAGTCAGGATATAGATTTATTTGGTAAAGGTTCTTTTTACCAATATTTAAATAGAACGGTATTACCTCAAGGTAGTGAGCGCTTAGCTTCTTTATTTGTGGCTAATGAAATTATAGGTATAGAAGAAAAGCAACAAGCTATAAAAGAACTTTCTCAATTACCAAATTGGCGTCAAGAATTCACAGCAGTAGCGTCTTTGGTGAAAACAGAAACATCTTACCAGGCAATTATAGCTTGGGTTAATGAATACCAACGTTTTCTCCCTAAATTCATGAAATATTTGCCTTATATTTTTTGGGGTATCTCAATTGTAGCCATTTTAGGGTATTTTATAATTCCTTTCTCATTTTTTGTAGTACTGGCTGCTTTTGTAGTGGGACTTATTATTTCTGGGTTTTATGTGAAGTCTATAAATAAATTGTCTAATGATACCGGTAAGATTCAGACCACATTTCATCAATATCAAAAACTTATTCTAGAAATAGAAAAGGTAGAATTCAAGACTACCTTATTAAAAGAGAAACGTGCCGCCATTTTAAATGAGGCCGAGAAAACATCAGCTATTCTTAAAGAGTTTTCTAAAATTTTAGATGCATTAGATCAGCGTAATAATATGTTATTCGGGGTGTTTGCAAATGGACTCATGCTATGGGATATTTATCAATCTTTTAAAATTGAATCTTGGATTACTAAGAACGGGGCAAAAATTGAAACTTGGTTTGATACTATTGCCTTTTTTGATGCCTATAATAGTTTAGCAAATTTTGCTTTTAATCATCCAAAATATAAATACCCTAGGTTAGTAGCTTCAGATGTCATCTTAGAATCAGTAGAAGCGGGGCATCCACTTTTAAATCCTGAAAAAAGTGTTTTAAATGATATCCATATTGCTAGAGAACAATTCTTTATTATCACGGGAGCTAATATGGCCGGTAAGAGTACATTTTTAAGAACAGTATCATTACAAATAGTTATGGCCAATGTTGGTTTGCCTTTATGTGCAAAGTCAGTTACCTACACTCCTATTAAGTTAATTACCAGTATGCGTACTACAGATTCTTTAACAGATGACGAGTCTTATTTCTTTTCAGAATTAAAAAGGCTCAGGTTTATTGTAGATGAAATTAAAACAGATCGCTATTTTATTGTACTAGATGAAATTTTAAAGGGTACCAATAGTACCGATAAAGCTATAGGGTCTCGAAAATTTGTGGAAAAACTTATTGGAGGAAAAGCTACAGGAATTATCGCTACGCATGATTTAAGTTTGTGTGAAGCTGCTAATGATTTGCCACAAGTGGAGAATCATTATTTTGATGCCGAAATCATAGCCGATGAATTACACTTTGATTATAAATTTAAAGACGGAATTTGCCAGAATATGAATGCTTCTTTTTTATTAAAGAAAATGCAAATTGTAGACTAA
- a CDS encoding DUF4230 domain-containing protein, with amino-acid sequence MDNIFDTILGLILGAIATYWLFSLFRKKKSKELTEVQSHVLLEKIKSVCKLITVEGDFAEIYRYENTKERFLSLVSSKKKALIVINAKAQIGYDLKKLILNADTERKTILLKSFPEPEILSIEPELDFYDIKNGMFNSFTPDDLTVLNQEVKQHIRDKIPESGLMDTARSEALEAILLIESIVETIGWKLDYTALKIDAKEQLSERKSKLTRFLES; translated from the coding sequence ATGGATAATATTTTTGACACTATATTAGGGCTCATTTTAGGAGCTATTGCAACGTATTGGTTGTTTAGTTTATTCCGAAAAAAGAAGAGTAAAGAGCTTACGGAAGTCCAATCGCATGTGTTATTAGAAAAAATTAAAAGTGTTTGTAAGCTGATTACCGTGGAAGGCGATTTTGCAGAAATTTATAGGTATGAGAATACAAAAGAACGTTTTTTAAGTCTTGTTTCTAGTAAGAAGAAAGCTTTAATCGTAATTAATGCAAAAGCTCAAATAGGGTACGATTTAAAGAAATTAATATTGAATGCGGATACGGAACGAAAAACTATATTACTCAAAAGTTTTCCAGAACCAGAGATACTCTCGATAGAACCAGAATTAGATTTCTATGATATTAAAAATGGAATGTTTAATTCATTTACACCAGACGATCTTACGGTTTTAAATCAAGAGGTAAAACAGCATATCCGAGATAAAATTCCAGAAAGTGGTTTGATGGATACCGCCCGTAGTGAAGCTTTAGAAGCTATACTATTAATAGAATCTATAGTAGAAACCATCGGTTGGAAATTAGATTATACCGCATTAAAAATTGATGCGAAAGAACAATTATCAGAACGAAAAAGTAAATTAACTAGATTTTTAGAGTCATGA
- a CDS encoding M56 family metallopeptidase yields the protein MGLYLIKVTTCLAIFIVFYKLVLENESMHTFKRFYLISSLIAASLIPAILFTEYIYITPEPVLNIYVSEINSDEIPAFSQKTDYLTPTLWTIYGLGVLIFGCKFCSNLFKISICIRRNPKINYDRSIHVLLEERLSPHTFFNFIFLNKQKFEAHEIPEEVLLHEQAHAVQKHSLDVLFIELMQVILWFNPFIYFFKMAIKLNHEFLADQAVLQKGAELSNYQKILLAFSSNATETQLANAINYSSIKKRFTIMKKTTSKKAIWLRSLLVLPLLTLVLYGFSETQIKQINITKDSVEIKSQEKNESHKRHLIVPTAPTEKNLNEWKNGNKFSIWINGASVNNSQLEKYKASDFYHYISRFIYDNARSKHYPQPYHVHVYTKSAFNEQFTTNDREINILINKDGQFLIQNELVSAPDLKRHLYMLNTDLSKEEKSNQVSALIHISPNAPRQAVNNVATILEEYGCATIDIVEKKEQQDGATKTQLTAYNKLARKYNGMDASTMRIKKGEVDRMEYLYSIMTDKQKKSAEAFPELPPLPEPPMPPSTQRVGKGEVSAIPAPPTPPKTPKSPLDHVLEMAKKDANFYYEGKSITSDEAIDLIKNNNNLNIDTRNTGSKNPTVKITKEPIVIKN from the coding sequence ATGGGGCTATATCTTATAAAAGTAACAACATGCTTAGCCATCTTTATTGTTTTCTACAAACTAGTATTAGAAAATGAAAGCATGCACACTTTCAAACGGTTTTATTTAATCAGTTCGCTGATTGCTGCTTCATTAATACCTGCTATATTATTTACAGAATACATATACATAACTCCAGAACCTGTCCTGAATATATATGTATCAGAAATCAATTCAGACGAAATACCTGCGTTTTCTCAAAAAACAGATTATTTAACACCTACACTTTGGACAATTTACGGACTTGGCGTCTTAATTTTTGGTTGTAAATTTTGTAGCAACCTATTCAAAATAAGTATCTGCATAAGAAGAAACCCTAAAATTAACTATGACCGTAGTATTCATGTATTGTTAGAAGAAAGACTATCACCACACACGTTCTTCAATTTTATTTTTCTAAACAAACAAAAATTTGAAGCCCATGAAATCCCTGAAGAAGTACTATTACACGAACAAGCACATGCAGTACAAAAGCACAGTTTAGATGTACTCTTCATAGAATTAATGCAAGTCATTTTATGGTTTAATCCATTCATTTATTTTTTCAAAATGGCTATCAAACTAAATCACGAATTTCTAGCAGACCAAGCAGTACTACAAAAAGGTGCTGAATTATCAAATTACCAAAAAATATTATTGGCATTCTCATCAAATGCTACAGAAACCCAATTGGCAAATGCCATTAATTATTCATCAATCAAAAAACGATTTACAATCATGAAAAAAACAACATCAAAAAAAGCCATTTGGCTCCGCAGTTTATTAGTATTACCTCTTTTAACCCTTGTTCTCTATGGTTTTAGTGAAACTCAAATTAAACAAATCAATATAACTAAGGATTCAGTAGAAATTAAAAGTCAAGAAAAAAATGAATCACACAAAAGACATCTAATCGTTCCAACAGCACCTACCGAAAAGAATCTAAATGAGTGGAAAAATGGAAATAAGTTTTCTATTTGGATTAATGGAGCATCTGTAAACAACTCTCAATTAGAAAAATATAAAGCTTCTGATTTTTACCATTATATTTCACGTTTCATATATGATAATGCACGAAGCAAACATTACCCTCAACCCTATCATGTCCATGTGTATACTAAAAGCGCTTTTAATGAACAGTTTACTACAAATGACAGAGAAATAAATATTCTAATTAATAAAGACGGTCAATTTTTGATTCAAAATGAACTAGTTTCTGCACCTGATTTAAAACGACACCTATACATGTTAAATACAGACCTTTCAAAAGAAGAGAAATCTAACCAAGTTAGCGCATTAATACATATTAGCCCCAATGCACCAAGACAAGCGGTTAATAACGTAGCTACAATTTTAGAAGAATACGGTTGTGCTACAATTGATATTGTTGAAAAAAAAGAACAGCAAGACGGTGCAACGAAAACGCAACTAACAGCATACAATAAATTAGCCAGGAAGTACAATGGTATGGATGCATCTACCATGCGAATTAAAAAAGGAGAAGTAGACCGTATGGAATATCTCTATAGTATCATGACCGACAAACAAAAAAAGAGCGCAGAAGCTTTTCCTGAATTACCACCGCTGCCAGAACCACCAATGCCGCCTTCAACCCAAAGGGTTGGTAAAGGCGAGGTTAGTGCGATTCCAGCACCACCAACACCACCAAAAACACCAAAGAGTCCGTTAGACCACGTTCTTGAAATGGCTAAAAAAGATGCCAACTTCTACTATGAAGGAAAATCAATAACTTCAGATGAAGCTATTGATTTAATCAAAAACAATAATAATTTAAACATAGATACTAGAAATACGGGAAGTAAAAACCCTACCGTAAAAATTACAAAAGAGCCCATTGTCATTAAAAACTAG
- a CDS encoding NYN domain-containing protein: MDTNLAVLIDGDNIPSAQVKEMMEEIAKYGNPTIKRIYGDWTKPNLTKWKNLLLENAITPIQQYGYTTGKNATDSAMIIDAMDILYSEKVNGFCLVSSDSDFTRLATRLREAGMKVIGIGEKKTPNPFIVACDKFIYIEILKSKTESPENDLGKEDNKDTIDKITRKDIQLIKTTIADVSDDDGWAFLGDVGSLLQKKQPNFDSRNYGFDKLTPLIKSIDIFELEQRENSKSKNKLIFVRIKQKHNPKKK; encoded by the coding sequence ATGGATACAAATTTAGCAGTGCTTATAGATGGCGACAACATTCCTTCTGCTCAAGTAAAGGAAATGATGGAAGAGATTGCAAAGTATGGCAACCCTACAATAAAGAGAATCTATGGCGATTGGACCAAGCCTAATTTAACCAAATGGAAAAATTTATTGTTAGAGAACGCAATTACTCCCATTCAACAATACGGGTATACCACAGGCAAAAACGCTACTGATTCTGCCATGATTATTGATGCTATGGATATTCTATATTCAGAAAAAGTAAACGGCTTTTGTTTGGTTTCTAGTGATAGTGATTTTACCAGACTGGCTACACGCCTAAGAGAAGCTGGAATGAAAGTTATAGGCATTGGAGAAAAGAAGACTCCCAACCCATTTATTGTAGCGTGCGATAAATTTATTTATATCGAAATTCTAAAATCTAAAACAGAAAGTCCGGAGAACGATCTAGGAAAAGAGGATAATAAAGACACTATAGACAAAATTACTAGAAAAGATATTCAGCTTATAAAAACAACCATTGCTGATGTTTCTGATGATGATGGCTGGGCATTTCTTGGTGATGTAGGAAGTCTTTTGCAAAAAAAGCAACCCAATTTTGATTCCAGAAATTATGGCTTTGACAAACTAACACCACTTATTAAATCTATAGATATTTTTGAACTTGAACAACGTGAAAATTCAAAAAGCAAAAACAAACTAATTTTTGTACGGATCAAACAAAAACACAATCCGAAAAAAAAATAG
- a CDS encoding BlaI/MecI/CopY family transcriptional regulator — protein sequence MQLSKSEEELMNILWKQKTALMKDLLASYEDPKPATTTIATLLKRMTDKGFIAYKTFGRSREYYPLVKKKDYFSKHVNGLIKNFFNDSASQFASFFTQETELTKEELEDLKTLIDRELKKK from the coding sequence ATGCAACTTTCAAAATCAGAAGAGGAATTAATGAATATACTATGGAAGCAGAAAACCGCTCTCATGAAAGATTTGTTAGCATCTTATGAGGACCCCAAACCTGCCACCACTACCATAGCCACACTGCTAAAAAGAATGACAGATAAAGGGTTTATAGCCTATAAAACATTTGGTAGGTCAAGAGAGTATTATCCCCTAGTAAAAAAGAAAGATTATTTCTCAAAGCATGTAAACGGACTCATAAAGAACTTTTTTAATGATAGTGCTAGTCAGTTTGCCTCTTTTTTTACGCAAGAAACAGAACTTACCAAAGAGGAATTAGAAGATTTGAAAACCTTAATAGACCGCGAACTTAAAAAGAAGTAA
- a CDS encoding metal-dependent hydrolase — protein MDSLTQIVLGAAVGEAVLGKKVGNKAMLFGAIAGTIPDLDVFTRFFTDTISAIEWHRGFSHSIFFSILFAPVFGWLVFKLLPKKEASWKEWSWLMFWGLFTHPILDSFTTWGTQLFWPFKTRLAFQNIFVIDPLYTLPFLVLLVLAMFQKRTSVKRRKYNNWGLIISSAYLLLSLVLKAVTYQKFTTALEDQGISYLEIDTRPSPFNTILWTANVDTEEAYLIANYSFFDTKPISFESYPKHHELLGDLKNNDKVNRLERIAEGWYIITTDNGQLFFNDLRFGLMSMDPKEQDFAFKYQLTNKEGDLEIKETPKNVGDAKKLLQELWNRILGN, from the coding sequence ATGGATTCATTAACGCAAATAGTATTAGGTGCTGCGGTAGGAGAAGCTGTTTTAGGAAAGAAAGTAGGCAATAAAGCCATGCTTTTTGGAGCAATTGCGGGCACTATTCCAGACCTAGATGTATTTACACGTTTTTTTACAGATACGATTTCTGCTATAGAATGGCACCGTGGGTTTAGCCATTCTATCTTTTTTTCAATACTATTTGCTCCCGTCTTCGGGTGGTTAGTTTTTAAACTATTGCCTAAGAAAGAAGCAAGCTGGAAAGAATGGTCTTGGTTAATGTTTTGGGGGCTATTTACGCATCCTATTTTAGATTCTTTTACAACCTGGGGTACACAACTATTCTGGCCGTTTAAAACCCGTTTAGCGTTCCAGAATATATTTGTTATAGATCCTTTATATACCCTCCCTTTTTTAGTATTGTTGGTATTGGCTATGTTTCAAAAAAGAACTTCTGTAAAACGTAGAAAGTACAATAACTGGGGATTAATCATTAGTTCCGCCTATTTGTTGCTATCGCTGGTGTTAAAAGCAGTGACCTATCAGAAATTTACAACAGCTTTAGAAGATCAAGGTATTTCTTATCTAGAGATAGATACAAGGCCTAGTCCGTTTAATACGATACTTTGGACTGCAAACGTGGATACTGAGGAAGCTTATTTAATTGCCAATTATTCTTTTTTTGATACAAAGCCCATCTCTTTTGAATCTTATCCAAAACACCATGAGCTATTAGGAGATTTAAAGAATAATGATAAAGTAAATCGTTTAGAGCGTATCGCAGAAGGATGGTATATTATAACAACGGATAATGGACAATTATTTTTCAATGACCTCAGATTTGGTTTAATGAGCATGGATCCTAAGGAACAAGATTTTGCGTTCAAATATCAACTTACGAATAAAGAGGGGGATTTGGAAATAAAAGAAACCCCCAAAAATGTGGGGGATGCTAAAAAGTTATTGCAGGAGCTTTGGAACCGAATTTTAGGGAACTAA
- a CDS encoding DUF4407 domain-containing protein has product MLQRFFILCSGADSEILAECSQGERNKYAGIGATVFFTAVMAFIASSYALYTVFDNVYTAAFFGFVWGLLIFNLDRFIVSTIKKRDKFSSELLQATPRIILAVIIAVVISKPLEMKIFEKEINQVLLAQKNELTLANKDQIALQYNPSIDALHKDIEALKTEITNQEAETNALYDTYISEAEGTAGTKLLGKGPVYAEKRDKHDAALKELRELKETNAVKITGIESQITALQTEYTTSVTNSQPIIDGFDGLMARITALNKLPWLPSFFIFLLFLAIETSPIIAKLLSPKGTYDYKLEEEESVIKSWVTQKVKQRDLLVATDESLNNKIYADLAEEQAIYDYKKQKVEELLKLQADSFHKLQMKNL; this is encoded by the coding sequence ATGTTACAACGTTTTTTTATCCTGTGCTCAGGAGCCGATTCTGAAATACTGGCCGAATGTTCTCAGGGAGAACGCAATAAATATGCAGGAATAGGGGCGACGGTATTTTTTACCGCCGTAATGGCATTTATTGCTAGCAGCTATGCTTTATACACTGTATTTGACAATGTCTATACTGCTGCTTTCTTCGGATTCGTGTGGGGATTACTAATCTTTAACTTGGATCGCTTTATAGTTTCTACTATTAAAAAAAGAGATAAGTTTAGTAGTGAGCTCTTGCAAGCAACACCGCGAATTATTTTGGCCGTCATTATTGCCGTTGTAATCTCTAAGCCGCTAGAAATGAAAATTTTTGAGAAGGAAATTAATCAGGTTTTATTAGCTCAAAAGAATGAACTTACCTTAGCCAACAAAGATCAAATTGCGTTGCAGTACAATCCTAGTATTGATGCCTTACATAAAGACATTGAAGCCTTAAAAACAGAAATTACAAATCAAGAAGCAGAAACTAATGCCTTGTATGACACTTACATTTCTGAAGCGGAAGGGACGGCAGGAACAAAACTTTTAGGAAAAGGCCCAGTATACGCCGAAAAAAGAGATAAGCATGATGCAGCACTAAAAGAACTCAGAGAACTAAAGGAGACTAATGCTGTTAAAATTACTGGAATAGAATCTCAGATAACCGCGCTCCAAACAGAGTATACCACTTCGGTAACAAATTCTCAGCCTATTATTGATGGTTTTGATGGCCTAATGGCTAGAATTACCGCATTAAACAAACTACCGTGGCTACCATCATTCTTTATTTTTTTACTTTTTCTTGCTATAGAAACTTCGCCTATCATTGCAAAACTTCTATCACCTAAAGGTACTTATGATTATAAATTAGAAGAAGAGGAAAGTGTTATTAAATCTTGGGTGACTCAAAAAGTGAAGCAACGCGATTTACTTGTGGCTACCGATGAATCATTAAATAACAAAATTTATGCAGACCTCGCTGAGGAACAAGCCATCTACGATTACAAAAAACAAAAAGTAGAAGAATTACTTAAACTACAAGCAGATTCATTTCACAAGCTTCAAATGAAAAATCTTTAG
- a CDS encoding dipeptidase codes for MEAIKNYISEHKERFISELIDLLKIPSVSADTAFTQDVLDTADAVKKALTAAGCDAVEICETDGYPIVYAEKIINPALPTVLVYGHYDVQPADPINLWTSPPFEPVIKKTDKHPEGAIFARGACDDKGQMYMHVKAMEYMVRTNQLPCNVKFMIEGEEEVGSSNLAIFVANNKEKLANDIILISDTGMIANDVPSITTGLRGLSYVEVEVTGPNRDLHSGLYGGAVANPINILTKMIASLHDENNHITIPGFYDKVEELSKEERAEMAKAPFSLENYKNALDIDAVYGENGYTTNERNSIRPTLDVNGIWGGYTGEGAKTVIASKAYAKISMRLVPNQDWKEITDLFKKHFESIAPEGAKVVVKPHHGGQGYVTPINTVGYQAASKAYETTFGKKPIPQRSGGSIPIVALFEKELKSKTILMGFGLDSDAIHSPNEHFGVWNYLKGIETIPYFYQYYTELFKK; via the coding sequence ATGGAAGCAATAAAAAATTACATTTCTGAACACAAAGAACGTTTTATTTCTGAACTTATAGACCTATTAAAAATCCCGTCAGTAAGCGCAGACACTGCGTTTACACAAGATGTATTAGATACTGCAGATGCGGTAAAAAAAGCTTTAACAGCTGCTGGATGTGATGCTGTAGAAATTTGTGAAACAGATGGCTATCCGATCGTTTATGCTGAAAAAATTATAAATCCAGCCCTTCCAACCGTACTTGTGTACGGTCATTATGACGTTCAACCGGCAGATCCAATCAATTTATGGACCTCTCCACCCTTTGAACCGGTCATCAAAAAAACAGACAAACATCCGGAAGGAGCAATTTTTGCTCGTGGTGCTTGTGATGATAAAGGGCAAATGTATATGCATGTTAAAGCAATGGAATATATGGTAAGAACAAACCAACTTCCTTGCAATGTAAAATTCATGATTGAAGGAGAAGAAGAAGTTGGCAGCAGCAACTTGGCCATTTTCGTAGCAAACAATAAAGAAAAACTCGCTAATGATATTATTTTGATATCAGATACTGGAATGATTGCTAATGATGTACCTTCTATTACTACGGGTTTACGCGGCTTAAGCTATGTTGAAGTGGAAGTTACCGGCCCTAATCGCGATTTACATTCTGGATTATACGGTGGCGCTGTTGCAAACCCTATCAATATTTTAACTAAGATGATCGCTAGTTTACATGATGAAAACAATCATATTACTATTCCTGGCTTTTATGATAAGGTAGAAGAGCTATCTAAAGAAGAGCGCGCCGAAATGGCAAAAGCTCCTTTTAGTCTTGAGAATTATAAAAACGCATTGGATATTGATGCCGTTTATGGTGAAAATGGCTATACGACCAATGAACGTAATTCTATTAGACCTACTTTAGATGTCAACGGAATTTGGGGTGGTTATACGGGTGAAGGCGCAAAAACAGTTATTGCTAGCAAAGCCTATGCTAAAATATCTATGCGTTTGGTACCAAATCAAGATTGGAAAGAAATTACTGATTTGTTCAAAAAACACTTTGAAAGCATAGCGCCTGAAGGTGCAAAAGTAGTGGTAAAACCACATCATGGAGGTCAAGGCTATGTAACTCCTATTAATACCGTTGGTTATCAAGCCGCATCAAAAGCGTATGAAACTACCTTTGGAAAAAAACCAATCCCACAACGTAGTGGCGGTAGTATTCCTATTGTAGCGCTTTTCGAAAAAGAATTAAAAAGTAAAACTATTCTTATGGGCTTTGGCTTAGATAGTGATGCTATTCACTCGCCTAATGAGCATTTTGGAGTATGGAATTATTTAAAAGGGATAGAAACAATTCCCTATTTCTATCAGTACTATACAGAATTATTTAAAAAATAA
- a CDS encoding DUF4260 domain-containing protein, producing MKSTIKVEEMAMLVLGIYLFSLLNYQWWWFLLLILTPDFGMIGYLFGSKIGAMSYNVFHHKGIAVAIYILGIYLAIPSWQLAGVILFSHAAMDRVFGYGLKYEKGFKYTHLGEIGK from the coding sequence ATGAAGAGCACAATAAAAGTTGAAGAAATGGCTATGCTGGTATTAGGTATTTACCTTTTTAGCCTTCTTAATTATCAATGGTGGTGGTTTTTATTATTAATATTAACCCCAGACTTTGGCATGATAGGTTATTTGTTTGGTAGCAAAATAGGAGCAATGTCCTATAATGTTTTTCATCATAAAGGAATAGCCGTTGCCATATATATACTAGGTATTTACCTTGCCATACCTTCTTGGCAATTAGCGGGAGTGATATTGTTTTCTCATGCTGCCATGGATCGTGTTTTTGGTTATGGTTTAAAATATGAAAAGGGATTTAAATACACTCATTTGGGTGAAATTGGAAAATAA